One Oryza glaberrima chromosome 10, OglaRS2, whole genome shotgun sequence DNA segment encodes these proteins:
- the LOC127785781 gene encoding cytochrome P450 84A1 → MADMVKFTMEWLQDPLSLAIVVTVAVLIMRMQRRRAAPFPPGPKPLPIVGNMAMMDQLTHRGLAALAKEYGGLMHLRLGRLHAFAVSTPEYAREVLQAQDGAFSNRPATTAIAYLTYDRADMAFAHYGPFWRQMRKLCVVKLFSRRRAETWLAVRDESAALVRAVAASRGEAAVNLGELIFNLTKNVIFRAAFGTRDGEGHDEFIAILQEFSKLFGAFNIGDFIPWLSWADTNGINARLVAARAALDRFIDKIIDEHMERGKNPDDADADMVDDMLAFLAEAKPHAGKAAAAAAAAGDGADDLQNTLRLTRDNIKAIIMDVMFGGTETVASAIEWAMAEMMHSPDDLRRVQEELAAVVGLGRDVAESDLDKLPFLRCVIKETLRLHPPIPILLHETAADCLVAGYSVPRGSRVMVNVWAIARDRAAWGPDADAFRPSRFAAGGDAEGLDFRGGCFEFLPFGSGRRSCPGMALGLYALELAVARLAHGFNWSLPDGMKPSELDMSDIFGLTAPRATRLSAVATPRLTCPLY, encoded by the exons ATGGCGGACATGGTGAAGTTCACCATGGAGTGGCTTCAGGATCCTCTGAGCCTGGCGATCGTCGTCACGGTGGCCGTCCTAATCATGCggatgcagcggcggcgcgcggcgccgtTCCCGCCGGGGCCGAAGCCGTTGCCGATCGTCGGCAACATGGCAATGATGGACCAGCTGACGCACCGCGGCCTGGCAGCGCTGGCGAAGGAGTACGGCGGCCTGATGCACCTCCGGCTCGGCCGGCTCCACGCGTTCGCCGTGTCGACGCCGGAGTACGCGCGCGAGGTGCTCCAGGCGCAGGACGGCGCGTTCTCGAACAGGCCGGCGACCACGGCGATCGCCTACCTCACCTACGACCGCGCGGACATGGCGTTCGCGCACTACGGGCCCTTCTGGCGCCAGATGAGGAAGCTGTGCGTGGTGAAGCTCTTcagccggcgccgcgccgagaCGTGGCTCGCCGTGCGCGACGAGTCCGCGGCGCTCGtgcgcgccgtggcggcgtcgcgcggcgaggccgccgtcAACCTCGGCGAGCTCATCTTCAACCTCACCAAGAACGTCATCTTCCGCGCCGCGTTCGgcacgcgcgacggcgaggggcaCGACGAGTTCATCGCCATCCTCCAGGAGTTCTCCAAGCTGTTCGGTGCGTTCAACATCGGCGACTTCATCCCCTGGCTCAGCTGGGCGGACACCAACGGCATCAACGCCCGCCTcgtcgcggcgcgcgccgcgctcgACAGGTTCATCGACAAGATCATCGACGAGCACATGGAGCGCGGCAAGAaccccgacgacgccgacgccgacatgGTCGACGACATGCTCGCGTTCCTCGCCGAGGCCAAGCCGCACGCCggcaaggccgccgccgccgccgccgccgccggcgacggggccGACGACCTGCAGAACACGCTCCGCCTCACCCGCGACAACATCAAGGCCATCATCATG GACGTGATGTTCGGGGGGACGGAGACGGTGGCGTCGGCGATCGAGTGGGCGATGGCGGAGATGATGCACAGCCCCGACGACCTCCGCCGCGTgcaggaggagctcgccgccgtggtGGGCCTCGGCCGGGACGTCGCCGAGTCCGACCTCGACAAGCTCCCCTTCCTCCGCTGCGTCATCAAGGAGAcgctccgcctccacccgccCATCCCCATCCTCCTCCACGAGACCGCCGCCGACTGCCTCGTCGCCGGCTACTCCGTCCCCAGGGGCTCCCGTGTCATGGTCAACGTCTGGGCCATCGCCCGCGACCGCGCCGCCTGGGgccccgacgccgacgcgtTCCGCCCCTCGcggttcgccgccggcggggacgcCGAGGGGCTCGACTTCAGGGGCGGCTGCTTCGAGTTCCTCCCCTtcggctccggccgccgctcgtgcCCGGGCATGGCGCTGGGGCTCTACGcgctcgagctcgccgtcgcgcgGCTCGCCCACGGCTTCAACTGGTCGCTCCCCGACGGGATGAAGCCGTCCGAGCTCGACATGTCCGACATCTTCGGCctcaccgcgccgcgcgccacccgcctctccgccgtcgccacgccccGGCTCACCTGCCCCTTGTActga